In a single window of the Novosphingobium sp. IK01 genome:
- a CDS encoding TonB-dependent receptor — MLFRRQSCRFGSLGAVSVLALVSALAPELAIAQAQATPPADAPPASSGTGEGEGDAQAATAPITVDAPPMVTASGTPGVDADGDGVDDNTGEILVIGTPIKGVVKADQPPIVTLDEDAIAAYGVSSIQELLSVLAPQTGSGRGRSSDGPVILLNGMRISSFREMRGLPPEAIRRVEVLPEEVALKYGYRPDQRVVNFILKDHYRAFTTETGASVPGNGSYTGLSEEATLVRIANKARLNVTGTLSSQGSITEAERGITQTQGSGSDVAGDPNPAAYRTLQPKTNSAALNATWSKPLAVGTGLTLNALVQRDFSRSWNGLNTVSLTDDAGNAVNRTTTAPEPLTTRTYTTTYSAGAGLNTGLGAWQLSLTADGSHVVTDTHIDRRADLSGLQDMVDAGTLSATGALPAGAIVGGDPDRAHSRTDSLTSLATINGQPFRLPGGEVSLTVKTGFAYSGIHSTDTRTTSGAINLQRGDAQVGFSLDLPITSHRENFGAFLGDLSVNFNAEAHRLSDFGGLYDFGGGLTWRPTQKLSFTATFIGAEAAPTLTNLGAPTTTTQNVAIYDFVKSQTVLATVTTGGNPDLLKQRQRDVKLAANWTLPFLSNSTFILEYFRNRSFNTTNSFPLLTAQVEAAFPGRVTRNANGDILSVDESPVTFAREESNSLRYGINLSGSFGTPDPAMARSRMGMMRGIMPPPGGRGGPPGGPGGPGGRAGAGGPGGPGGPRGPGGPGGPGGFDGRGRWNLSLTHTIMMMSRVQLTPGGTVYDLLGGSALSSTGVARHSIELEGGGFYRSFGLRVSGTYTGGARADSGTSNLDFHPIAKVNVRLFADLGRRPGVVRAVPFLKNARFSLSVNNLFNAIQKVTDQNGEIPLRYQAGYLDPVGRLFKVEFRKQF; from the coding sequence GAGGGGGAAGGCGATGCGCAGGCCGCGACCGCACCGATCACGGTCGATGCCCCGCCGATGGTCACCGCCAGCGGGACACCGGGTGTCGATGCCGATGGCGACGGGGTGGACGACAACACCGGCGAGATTCTCGTCATTGGCACGCCGATCAAGGGGGTGGTCAAGGCCGACCAGCCGCCGATCGTGACGCTCGATGAAGATGCGATCGCGGCCTATGGCGTCAGCTCGATTCAGGAACTGCTTTCGGTGCTGGCGCCGCAGACCGGATCGGGACGGGGGCGCAGCAGCGACGGGCCGGTGATCCTGCTCAACGGGATGCGGATTTCCTCGTTCCGCGAAATGCGCGGGCTGCCGCCCGAGGCGATCCGCCGGGTCGAGGTTCTGCCCGAGGAAGTCGCGCTCAAATACGGCTACCGGCCCGACCAGCGCGTGGTCAATTTCATCCTCAAGGACCACTATCGCGCCTTTACGACCGAGACCGGCGCGAGTGTTCCGGGCAACGGCAGCTATACCGGCCTCAGCGAGGAGGCCACGCTGGTCAGGATCGCCAACAAGGCGCGCCTCAACGTGACCGGAACGCTTTCGTCCCAGGGTTCGATCACCGAGGCCGAGCGCGGCATCACGCAGACCCAGGGCAGCGGATCGGACGTGGCGGGCGACCCCAATCCGGCGGCCTATCGCACGCTTCAGCCCAAGACCAACAGCGCCGCGCTCAACGCCACCTGGTCGAAACCGCTGGCGGTAGGGACGGGGCTGACGCTCAACGCGCTGGTCCAGCGCGATTTCAGCCGCAGTTGGAACGGTCTCAACACCGTGTCGCTGACCGATGATGCGGGCAACGCCGTCAACCGCACGACGACCGCGCCCGAGCCGCTGACCACGCGGACTTATACCACGACCTATTCGGCCGGGGCCGGGCTCAACACCGGGCTGGGGGCGTGGCAGCTTTCGCTTACTGCCGATGGCAGCCATGTCGTGACCGATACGCATATCGACCGCCGCGCCGACCTGTCGGGGCTTCAGGACATGGTCGACGCGGGCACGCTGAGCGCGACCGGGGCGCTTCCGGCAGGGGCCATCGTCGGGGGCGACCCGGACCGCGCGCACAGCCGGACCGACAGCCTGACCTCGCTCGCCACGATCAACGGCCAGCCGTTCCGCCTGCCCGGCGGGGAGGTCTCGCTCACGGTCAAGACCGGCTTTGCCTATTCGGGCATCCACAGCACCGATACCCGCACGACCAGCGGGGCCATCAACCTGCAACGCGGCGACGCGCAAGTGGGCTTCAGCCTCGACCTGCCGATCACCAGCCATCGCGAGAATTTCGGCGCGTTCCTGGGCGACCTCTCGGTCAATTTCAACGCCGAGGCGCATCGCCTGTCCGACTTTGGCGGGCTTTATGACTTTGGCGGCGGGCTGACCTGGCGGCCAACGCAAAAGCTCAGCTTTACCGCCACCTTCATCGGCGCCGAGGCCGCGCCCACCCTGACCAATCTGGGCGCGCCGACCACGACCACGCAGAACGTGGCGATCTACGATTTCGTCAAGAGCCAGACCGTGCTGGCCACGGTCACCACCGGGGGCAACCCGGACCTGCTCAAGCAGCGCCAGCGCGACGTGAAGCTGGCGGCGAACTGGACTTTGCCGTTCCTGTCCAATTCGACGTTCATTCTCGAATATTTCCGCAATCGCAGCTTCAACACCACCAACAGCTTCCCGCTGCTGACCGCGCAAGTCGAGGCGGCCTTTCCGGGCCGGGTGACGCGCAATGCCAATGGCGACATCCTCTCGGTCGATGAAAGCCCGGTGACGTTCGCGCGCGAGGAGAGCAACAGCCTGCGCTATGGCATCAACCTGTCGGGCAGCTTCGGCACGCCCGATCCGGCCATGGCGCGCTCGCGCATGGGGATGATGCGCGGGATAATGCCGCCGCCGGGCGGGCGCGGCGGGCCTCCCGGAGGGCCGGGCGGTCCCGGTGGCCGGGCCGGAGCGGGCGGGCCCGGAGGTCCGGGCGGGCCGAGGGGGCCGGGTGGTCCCGGCGGTCCCGGCGGCTTCGACGGGCGCGGGCGCTGGAATCTCTCGCTGACCCACACGATCATGATGATGAGCCGGGTCCAGTTGACGCCGGGAGGCACGGTCTACGACCTGCTGGGTGGCAGCGCGCTGTCGAGCACGGGCGTGGCGCGGCACAGCATCGAGCTGGAGGGCGGCGGTTTCTATCGCAGCTTCGGCTTGCGCGTGTCGGGCACCTATACCGGCGGGGCGCGGGCGGATTCGGGCACCTCCAACCTTGATTTCCATCCGATCGCCAAGGTCAACGTCCGGCTTTTCGCCGATCTGGGCCGTCGACCCGGCGTGGTCAGGGCCGTGCCGTTCCTCAAGAACGCGCGCTTCTCGCTGTCGGTCAACAACCTGTTCAATGCCATACAGAAGGTGACCGACCAGAACGGCGAAATCCCGCTGCGCTATCAGGCGGGCTATCTCGATCCGGTCGGCCGCCTGTTCAAGGTGGAGTTCCGCAAGCAGTTCTGA